The following is a genomic window from Mycobacterium parmense.
CGCCTCGGGCCGGCCCCGCTGGCGATCAGGACCGCCTGGAGGACGGCCGATTCGCTGATGACGAAAGGCATTGGCGCAACGGTCCGCAACTCGATCGAGGATCTCGCGGGATGGGCGCAGGTCGAGCGTCCGGATCTCGCCAGATTGACCGCCGACGGCGACGTCGTGATCGCGTTCTCCGATATCGAGGATTCCACCGCCCGCAACGAGGCGCTGGGCGACCGCGGATGGGTGAAGGTGCTCGAGCGGCACAATCGGCTGATCGAGAAGCAGGTGGGCGACCACAACGGCCACGTGGTCAAGAACCAGGGCGACGGGTTCATGATCGCCTTCGCCGACGCCGGCGAAGCCGTGCTGTGTGGGATCGGTGTGCAGCGGGCTCTGGCCGCCGACGCCGACAGGTGGGAAGGCGTTCGCGTGCGCATCGGCATTCATCTGGGGAGCTCGGTCAGACGCGGCGACGACCTCTTCGGACGCAACGTGGCCCTGGCCGCCCGGGTTGCCGCACAGGCCGTCGGCGGCCAGATCCTGGTCAGTGAATCGGTCCGCGATGCCGTCGACGGCCTGCCCGGCATCGAACTCTGCCCTGCCCGCGAGGTCGAACTCAAAGGTTTTCAGGGACGGCACAATCTGTATGCGGTCAGCCTATCCACTCGACAAGAAGCGAGGTTGCAATGACAACAGCGGTCGACCCGTCGGTGCCGCCCAGCGGTGCCGGCTGTGTGGAGTGTGAGGATGCGGGCGGCTGGTGGGTGCACCTGCGCAGATGTGCGGCCTGCGGCCACATCGGTTGCTGCGACGACTCGCTGTCCCGGCACGCCACCGAGCACTGGCGGCAGACCGGGCACACGATAATTCGCACGTTCGAGCCGGGCGAGGACTGGTTCTGGAATTACGAAACCCGGGACTATTACGAGGGGCCCGAACTCGCCCCGCCGCAGTGCCATCCCGAGGGCCAGACCGTGCCCGGCCCACGGGATCGGGTGCCCGCCGACTGGGCCGACCTACTCCGCCGGCGACGCGACTGAGTCCACGTGGTCGTGTGGTCGCCTACGGCGACGCGCGCCGGTCGGCGTCGGTCAGCATCTCGCGCAGTCGGCGGGTGTCGACCTTGCCGGTGCCGCCGCGCGGGACGTCGTCGTCAGTGGTCAGCAACAACCAGACCGTCGGCACCTTGAACGCGCTGAGAGACGTTCGGGCACGGCGCCTCAGCTGCTCCTCGGTGAGGCCTTCGCCGGCCACGACCGCCGCGCCCACCCGCGTCCCCGCGGCGCCGGGCACGTCGGTCACGAATGCGTTCCGAACCCCGTCGACGGTTCGCAGCGCCCGCTCCACCTCCGACGGGTAGACGGTGGCGCCGCTGACCTTGAACATGTCGTCGGACCGGCCGTGGTAGAACAGGAACCCGTCCCGGCTCAGGAGTCCGAGGTCGCCGGTGGGGTAGAAGCCGTCGTCGGTGAACACTTCCTCACGGCTGCGGCGGCAGATCCCGCGCAGGATATGCGGACCGCGGATCTGGATCATACCGGCGGTGTCCGCCGCGACCGGGTCTCCCGTGTCGGGGTCGACGATACGTATCTGGATGCCCGGGAAGGGCTTTCCGCAACTTCCCCAGGCGGCGCGCGGCATGTCGGTGTCAGCCGGATAGCCGCAGTAGGGCCCGAACGCCTCGGTCATCCCGAACAACGTGGCCCGGGCGCCGGGCTGCGCGCGATGCTCGGGCGGTAGCAGGGCGGGCAGGCTCCCCGGCCGCAACGCCGTCAGGTCGGCGCCGGCCGCGTCCGCGTGCTTCGCCAGTGCCTCGGCCTGGTCCGGCCAGCCGCGAAACAGGGTGACCCGCTCCGTCTCCAGCAGCCGCAGTGTGGTTTCGGGCCTCGGGATCTGCTCGGTGACCAGGGTGGCGCCCGACAACAGCGTCGAGAGTATCCCCGCGCCGAACCCGCCTACCCAGAAGAACGGCATCGGAAGGTACAGGCGGGTTTCGGCCGTGATGCACCGCGCCGCAAGGCCGGACCGCACGGCGCCCAACGCATTGCCGTGGGAGTGCAGGACTCCCTTGGGAGCACCGCTGCTGCCCGACGTGAACATGATCACCAGCGGGTCGGCGGCGGTGACCGTCTCGGCCATCGCGCCGACCACCCGCCGAGCCCGCTCACCCGTCATGTCGTCGAGCCGGTCGACCGTCCACACCTCGCGCAGCGCGGGCAATCCGGGTTGCGGAACGGTTCCGAGTTCGTCCAGGTACCGATGGCCGCGGAACTCCTCGACGCTCACCAGATACCGCACCGCCGCGGCCCGCAATTGCGCGGTGAGTTCGCGTGCCGTCAGCAGCGTGCTCAGCGGGACGAGCACCGCGCCGACGCGGGTGAGCGCGATGGCCACCTGGACCCAGCGGACGCCGTTGGGCATGATCAGCCCCACCGGGGTGCCTTTGCCCACGCCGGCCTCGACGAAGCGGGCGGCCAGATCCCTTGTGGTCGAGTCGAGTTCACGATAGCTGAGTCGCGACGCGGGATCGATCACCATCGGCTTGGAATGGTGCCGCGCCGCTTGCAGTGTCACCAGGCGGTCGATCGTGTCAGGCATCGAAGAGCCTCTTCAGCCGTGCTGTGTCGACCTTCCCGCTGGACAGCAGCGGGATGTCGGCGCGGCCGACGGTGAGAACCCGCCTGGGGATCTTGAATGCCGACAACTCCGTCTTGAGCCGGTCCCGCAACGTCGCTTCGTCGATGGGTGCGGCGCCGTCGGACGCGATGAGGACCGCGGCCACCGACTGCCCGCGTTCGGCGTCGTCGAGGCCGACCACGTATGCCTGGGCCCCCGTGACGCGCGTGATCGCGTCCTCGACCTCGGCGGCCGAGACGTTGGCGCCCGCGGTCTTGATGGTCGACGACAGCCGGCCGACGAAGTAGTGCAGGCCGTCGCGGTCGGCGCGCACCAGATCGCCGGTGTGGAACCAGCCGTCGGCGTCGAAGCACTCTTCGCGGCTGCGTTTGTAATAGCGCTGCATGACGAACGGCCCCCGGATGCACAGCTCCCCGGCGTCACCGACGGCCACGGGCGCTCCCGTGTCCGGATCGACGATCCGGGTTTGGAATCCGGGCGCCGGTTTGCCGAACGACCCGCGACGCTTCTCCGGTTGGTCTTCCTCGTCGTCGCCGATCAGGACCACGCCGCCACCCTCGGTCATGCCCAGCATGTTGTGGCGCAGCTGCGGGTCGGCCGGCCGGACGCCGGGCGCCATGATCGGGTACAGGTTGCCCCGTCGCATCGACGACAGGTCGCGGCGCGCGAAGCTGGGGTGCTCGGCCAGATGAGTGATGCCGGCCACGAAACCATTGGTGATGGTGGGCCTTTCGGCCTCGAGCAGATCGAGCGTCTTGCCGGCGTCGGTGGCGTTGGAGCACACCAGGGTCGAACCGGCGACCAACGTCGCCAGCAGTCCGAACGCGAAGCCGCCGATCCAGAAGAACGGCGAATTGCAGAACAGCCGGTCGTCGGGCGTCAAAGCCCGGATCCGGTTGAGATTGCGCTGGTGCCCAAGCAGCGCGGCGTGCGTGTGCACGACTCCCTTGGGGGCGCTGGTGGAGCCCGACGTATACACGATGGCCAGCGGGTCGCAGCCGTCGACGTCGTCTTCCAGCGCCTCGAGCAACCCGGCGTCAACGGAGTCGGCGAGCCGGTACGCACGGTCGATCCCGGCGCCGATCGCGACGTGACGCAGTTGCGGCGCAACGGTGGCGAAGAGAGGACCGTCGGAGCCCAGATCGACGTCCGGCACCGCGTGTGCGATCCGCGCCGCGTAGTCGTGGGAGCGAAACGACTCAGCGCTCAACAGGATCTGGGTGTCGCTGTCGACGAGCTGTTCGCGCAACTCGCGGGCCGTGACGAAGGTGGAGAACGGGATGACGACCGCGCCGAGTCGTGCGGCCGCCAGCATCGCGACGACGAACTCGGGGCCATTCGGGAAGAGAAGACCCACGTGGGTGCCCTTGCCGGCGCCGAGGGCGAGCAGTCCGCCGGCCAGCTGGGCGGACCGGCGCTCGGCGCCGGCGTAGCTGAGGCGCTCGTCGTCGCAGACCAGCAGCGGGTGCTTCCCGCGCGAGCTCGCCCGGTGCCGGATGGCCTGCGCGACGGTGCAGAAGTCAGCGGGCATGGTCGCCGTGGGCAACGGGTTTCTCGAAGAAGCGCCGCACCGCGGCGAGGTCGGCCTTGCCCGACGGCGTCCGCGGGATAGTGTCGACCATCGCTATGGTTGTGGGAATCTCGTATCCCGCCAATCGGTTTCGCAGGAAGGCCGTGAGATTGTCGGCGTCGGTGGAGCCGGGCCGGCGTAGTTCGACCATGGCGACGGGTGTCTCGCCCAGGCGTGTGTCGGGCCGGCCGACCACGGCGGCGCCGGCCACTGCCGGGTGGGCTTCCAGCGCGGCGCGCACGTCGTCGGGCATCACCTTGAACCCGCCGCGGATGATCGCCTGGTCGGCTCTGCCGGTGATCCAGAGGAATCCGTCGGCGTCCATGCGGGCCATGTCCGTGGTTCGCATCCATGGTGCCGACGGTCCCAACTGCGCCGGCCTGACCTCGAGCAGTCCGACGTTGTCGGGCCCCAGTGGCGTGCCGTCGTCGCCGACCACCCGAAGCTGCGCGCCGGGATTGGCCCGTCCGACGCTGCCGCGTTTTGCCTGCCAGTAGGTTTGGTGGTCCGGCAGTGTCCAGCCGGCGACACCACCACCGAATTCGGTTGCGGCGTAGGAGGTCAGGACCGGGATGCCGTACTTCTCGGTGAAGGCGTCGGCGTCGTCGGCCGACAGCGGAGCGGTGCCACAGGTGACGGCGCGGATGCCCGCGAGGTCGTCGCGGGTCAGGTCCGAGTGCAGCACCGTGCGCAGGGCGGCCGGAACCAGCGACACGGCACGGGGCCGGTGCTTGCGTACCGCCGCGGCCCAGGCGTCGAGCTCGAACCGCTCCAGCAGCACAAAGGGTCTCGCCTCGGTGATGCATTGCAGGACCCGGAACACGCCGCCGATGTGGACCAGCGGCGAGTTGACGATCGCGACGCCGCGGCGTATCTGGGCGGGCACCGGCGCGCGCCCGGGATCGGGGCCCATGACGCTGCGCGCCAACATGTCGTACCCCAGGTCGACTCGCTTCGGTGGACCGGTCGTGCCGCTGGTCAGCATGCGCACCGCCACATCGGGCCGGGAATCGGGCCAGCTGGTGTGGCGCGTTGGGCCGCCGACGTCGTCGCGAAGACCCGCAATCGTCAGCGTCGCAGAACCTGCGGGCACCAGCGCCGCGAGATCTTCGGACTCGCCGACGACCAACGGCAACTGTAGCGCGGCGATGTCGGCTTTGATCCGCTCGTCACGGCGCGACGGGTTGATGACGACGACGGTTCCGCCACCGAGCAGCACGCCGAGGAAGGCGGCGACGTGGCCGGGCCGGTTACGCAGCAGCATTCCGGTGCCGCGGCCCTGCTCGGCGCTCAGGGAGGCGACACGCCGCGCGAGCACCCCGACGTCGCTCCACGAAAACCATTGACCGTCATACTCGATGGCGGGCGCGTCCGGTCGCAGGTCAAGTACGTCGTTGATGCGTTGAGCCAGCGGGTGCATCAACGGATCTTCGGTGCAGGTGCGGTGGGCGCTCCGGTGCGTTCGAGGCGCTGTGCGGCGAGTTCGGCTGTGCCGAGCGGATTACCGAGACGCGTGTAGATCAGCCCTTGGTCGAGTGCCACACGATAGGGTTTGTCGAGCGATTCCCAGATCGCCTTGACGGTGCCTTGCGTTGCGGTCGGCGGTTGGGCGGCGATGGTCGCCGCGATCTCGTGGGCGCGGTCCCAGAGCCGCTCGGACGTCACCACTTCTGACACCAGCCCGATACGCAGCGCGGTGTCCGCGCCGACGCGCTCGTCATTGCCCATCAGGGCGATGCGCAGAGCCTCCCCGAGACCGACGCGTCTCATCAGGCCGATCGGCTCCAGCGCGCAGACCAGACCGGCCGACACGTGGGAGTCGAAGAACGTCGCGTCGTCGGCGCAGATGACGATGTCGGATTCGTTGACGAAGTAGAAAGCGCCGGCGGTGCACATGCCCTGGACCGCGCACACCACGGGCTTCCACATCTTCTGCCACTTGGGGCTGAGCGACTCCCCGGGATCTTCGTGGTTCCACACGTTCTCGGGCTGGCCGTAGGGGGTTTTGATGTCCAGTCCGGCGCTGAACGCGCGGGCGCCGGCGGCCCGCAGAACCACCGCGTGCACCGAGTCGTCGAGCTTGACAGTGCGCCAGGCGCGGGCCATCTCCTCGCACATCGTCCGGTTGAACGCGTTGAGCTGCTCCGGCCGGTTCAGCGTGATCGTGGCGACATGATCGGTTTCGTCGACCTCGAGCAGGATGGTCTCGAAAGAGTTCGCCGTACTCACCGGCACTGCCAATCGGGCGTGCGCTTTTCGACGAACGCCTTGGGCCCTTCGGCCGCGTCCTCGGTGCGCAAGACACGCTCGCGGAACGTCTCGGCCATGATCTCGGCCTCGTGCAGCGGCACATTGAGGCCCTTGAGAATGGCCAGGCGGGTTCCCCGGACCGCCAACGGCGCGTTGGAGTTGACGATGCCGGCGATCTCGTGGGCGCGTTCGAGCAGCCGGTCGTGCTCGACGACCTCGCTTATCAGCCCGAGCTCGTAGGCGCGGCCCGCGCTCATCCGCTCGTGCTTGCCCATCAAAGCCATCCGCAGGGCAATGGAGCGGGGCAACACGCGCGACACCCGCACCATCTCGCGCCCGGCCACCAGCCCGATGCTCACGTGCGGATCGAAGAAGGTGGCCTGCTCCGAGGCGATCACGATGTCCGACGTGGTGACCCAGTCCATGCCGGCACCACAGCACAAGCCGTTGACCGCGGTCAGCATCGGCTTGGCCGCCGCGCGAAACGGGGGAGTGCCCTCCTGCGGCGCCTCCCATTGGTCGTAGGTCGACAGGTATGGCCGCTCGTAGATCACCTTGCCGTCTCCGGGAATGGCCTTGACGTCGGCCCCGGTGCAGAACGCACGTCCGGTGCCGGTCACGATGGTCAGCCACACGTCGTCGTCATTCTCGGCTTCGTCGTAGGCGGCACGAAGCTCGGTGATCATGTGCGGACTGAGCGCGTTCAGGGCCTCCGGGCGGTTCAGCGTGATGGTGGCGGTGTGCCCGTCGACGTCGTAGTTGATGGTGTCGAACGAGTCTGTTGCCATCCGTGTTCCCTTCTCGCCGCTGCGCTCAGCGGCCATTGAATTCAGGTGGTCGGCGTTGCCGGAAGGCCTCCATGCCTTCTTTGAAATCATCTGTGCGACAGGATAATTCCAGATTGAACAGCTCCTGGTTCAGTGACTGGCTCAGTGTCGCATGCTGACCGAAACCCAAGGCCTGCTTGGCCAGCCCGATCGCGACCGTCGGGCCGTGGGACAGCCGGTCCAGCAATTTCCCGGCAGCGCCGCTCAGTTCGGGGGCGCCCACCACCTGGTGGATCAAACCCCACTCGGCCGCGTCGATCCCACTCACTTTCTCGCCGAGCAACAGCATCCTCCTGGCCCGAGCCAGGCCGACCAGGCGGGGTGCCAACCAGGTCGACCCGGAATCCGGGCTGAAGCCACGTTCTACGAAGGGTTCCCAGAACACCGCATCGGCGGCGGCCACGGTGAAGTCCGCCGCCAGCGCGAGGTTGCAGCCGAACCCGACGGCCCGTCCCTGCACGCTGCACACCACCGGCAGGTGAATGGTCGAGACGAGCTCTATCACGCGATGGGCGGCATGCGGGATTCGTCGCGTCAGATCGCCGGTCCGCGGACGGCGGCGGCTGTTGGCCCCCACCAGGTCGACGCCGGCGCAGAAGTCGTCGCCGGCGCCCTGGAGGTGAACCGCGCGCAGCGAGTCGTCGGCGGCGGCCTCTGTCAGCGCGTCGACGAGGGCACGGATCATCAATTGCGTCAATGCGTTTCGGTGAGAGGGTCGATCGAGCGTGAGCCGCAGCACCGCGTCATCCCGGTGCACCGTCACCGCGCCGTCGCCGTCCGCGCCGGCCTCCTGACTCACCGTCGCATCCGGCCTCTCTCCGCCGATATGGTTACCCATACAGTAGGCAATACGATTGATACGCTGTATAAGTTAGCAAGGAAACGGTACCGACGGAAATGGCCGGGCGGACCCGGTGCGAAGAAGGGAAGCATGGCCATCGAGGGCACACCCGCGTCGACACGCACCGGTGACGCCCGATTCGGCGAGGCGCCCCTTGCTCAAACGGTCGCCGCGGCCGGCGCGATGCGGCGCCTGAGCTCGCTGTTGCTCTCCCTCGAGCACCCCCACCCCGCGGTGGAGGCCATGTTGGGCAAGTTCGGCGAGTGGGAGGCCGAGCTGGCAGCGTCCGCCCCCCGGGACAATGCCCCGCGAATCGGCGAGATCCACGACGATCCCCGGCGGGTGTACCTCAACCACGCCACCGACATCGGCGCGTACAACCCCTGCTTTCCCGAGTACTCTTTCGATGACCTCGATCCCGACCAGGCGACCGGACGCGTATCCTTTCCCCTGGTCTACGAAGGACCGCCGGGCCTGGTGCACGGCGGTTTTCTCGGGGTGTTCTTCGACTGCGTGATCCAGCACCACAATTGCCGCACGGGGCTGTCCGGCAAGACGCGATCGCTGACGGTCAAATTCCGCCGTCCGACGCCGCTGCTGACCGAGCTACGATTCGACATCACCCGGTCACAGGTCGAGCGGGGCATCACGTCCACGGCGCGATTGCTGCTCGACGACGAAGTGCTGTGCGCCGGCGAGGTCACCACCTTGGCTTCGCCACCGGAAAAGCTGGCCGGGACCAAATTCGGCCGGCGACGAAAGGGGTCCGGCTCATGACCGCCTCGGACGATCGGGTGCTCTACGAGGCCGACCGCGACCGCCGCATCGCGACGATCACGCTCAACAACGCCGAACAGCGCAACTCCTACGATGCCGCAATGCGCGAAGAGGTCGCCCGCTGCCTGGATCGCGTCGCCGACGACGACGACCTCACCGTGGTGCTGCTTCGCGGCGCCGGCGGGGTTTTCAGCACCGGGGCCGACATGAACAACGCCTACGCCTGGTACGGCGAGAAGCCAGACGGCGGTCGCGATGAGTCGGCGGCCAGGCGCCGGCCCAGTCAGCGGCGACGACTTACGGTGGACCGCAAGTCGTTTGGGTTCTATCACAATTTCATGGGCTTTCCGAAGGTGACGGTGGGCGAGATCGCCGGATATGCCCTCGGCGGCGGTTTCGAGATGGCCCTGATGACCGACATCTCCGTGATCGCACGCGACACCAGGATCGGCATGCCTGCCACCCGTTTCCTCGGGCCGGCGCTCGGCAGCCTGCACATGTTCTTCCACCGGCTGGGACCGGTGTTGGCCAGGCGGCTGCTGCTCACCGGAGACATCGTCGACGCGGGAGAGCTCGAACACCTCGGAATATTCACCGAAACGTGCGATTCCGGCTCGGTCACCGCCCGCGCTCGATACTGGGCCGAGAAGGCGGCCAAGATGCCGGCCGACGGGGTGGTGATCGCCAAGGAGGCCTTCCGCCTCGTTGAACAAACCCAGGCGTATAACGGTGAAGAAGTCGCGAGCTATCTGTTCCACGCGTTCGGCACCAACTTGCAGTTCGGGCCGGGGGAGTTCAACTTCGTCAAAGCGCGCGCTCAGCACGGCACCAAGGAAGCGTTTCGGCTACGCGACGCGCACTTTCACGTGCCGGATCCCGACGCGTGACAAGATGTTCGCGATGCCGGTCAGCGGGTGACCGTGGTCCCGGTCCGCGCGCGCTGACCGGATGATTTGACCGCCTTGCTCTGCCGCGACGGTGTCGCCTTGTCGCCCTTGGCCTCCGCGCCTTGCTCGATCAGCCGGCCGGCGTGGTCGAGGATGCAGGTGAGGCCGTACTCGAAGTTGGTCTCGTCGGGCGCCCCGATCCGGTGACCAATCCCCGTCACTTGCGCCAGCAGCGGAGTCATCTCGGGATCGATGGCGACGGCGTCCTCGATGGCGCGGGGCCCGACGTCCGACGATTGGTTCTTCTCGTAAAGCCGTTGCAGCACCACTGAACCGCGTACGTGAACCGAAACCGCGGAATACGTATCGAAGGCGTCCTCCGGAGACAGGCCGGCCTCCACCAGGTTGGCGATCGCGCGCTCCATCTCCTGAGCGCCCATGCGCGCGGCCTTGGGGCTCAGAGCCGCGCGAATCAGGATCAGGTCACACAGAATCGGATTGCCCATGAACGTCTTACGCATCAGGCGCGCGTGGTTGCGCAGCGTCTCCCGCCAGTCGCTGGCTTCGACGTAGGGGGTGGCGAACACATATTTGCTCAACGCCCGGTCGGTCATCGCGTTCAGCAGATCGTCCTTCTTGCGGAAGTACCAGTAGATGCTGGTGACGCCGACGCCGAGATGCTTGCCGAGCAGCGGCATGCTCAGGTTGTCGATCGAGACCTGCTCGGCGAGTTCGAAAGCGCCGCTGATGATGTCGTCAGGATTGATGGAACCGCGTTCGCGTCGTTGACGCTTGTCGGCGGTCGCCTGCTTTGCCACTACGGGCACCTCCATCAAGATCTGTCCTGTGTGCGCGGTCGTTCGGCGGTGACCATCAAGCTTACCGGTGGCCATCCGATCGGTCGGTCAGGCAGTCATTCCGGGCGGCTGTCGTGCGCTTTTCTTCTGCTACTGTAATACCTATCGTAGGCTTTGTGGTAACCGAAGCCGAACGGGTGATGATGACGTAATCGGCCGTGAGGGCGACTCGCCGGCCGGGTCAGGGGCCACGCCATGGACCCAGGGCCGGCGAATTCCGTGGCGGTGCTGGGCCGCAGCCACCGTCAATTCGACGGTGGTTCGGACGTCACCTGAGCAGATCGATGAAAATCCCTGGGCGACAGAAGGAGTGAGCCATGGCCACGGCCGGCGAGGCGCGTGCGTGGGCACGCGAGGCACTGCGGGGAATCGGCGATTCCCTCTACACCCCCTTCTGCGGCCGCGACGGGGACGACATCGACTGGGACGCCTACCGGAGTTTGGTGCGGTACTGCGTCGGCGCCCTCGGACACCAGATGTTGTGGTGCACCAGCGGCATCGCCGAGTTCTGGTCGTTGACGCTCGACGAGCGAAAGCGGTTGCTGGAGGTCGCGATCGAGGAGGGCCGCCGCGCCGATCCGGACGTGGTGATACAAGCATGCACGGCGGCCACCTCGGCCAAGGACTGCGTGGACCTGACCCTGCACGCCCAGCAGGCCGGCGCCGACATCGCCTATATCCAGACGCCCATGATGGAGGCCCACGGGGGCGAAGGCGTGCTGCGCTTCTTCGCCTATGTCGCCTCCCGCACGGACCTCGCCCTGGGCATGTTCAACTCGCCCTCGTCGGGATATGTGCTGACGCCGGCCGAGGGCGCGCGCATCTACGACGAGGTGCCCGCGGTGTGCGCCACCAAGGAGGGTGCGTTCAGGCCCGGCAGCAGCCGGTTGCTGCACCGGCTCGCGCCCGATCTGGTGATCTGGGAATGCGACAAGACGGTGTATCGCGCCGGATGGCTGCGTGACGGGATCGTCTGCCCGGCTCAGCTGGGCACATCCGGTTACCTGTTCGAGACTCCGCAGCGGCGACTGTTCTCCGAGTACTGGGATCTGGTGTACGACGGCAAGCTCGTCGAGGCCATGGAATACGCGCGCCATTCCGGCCTGGACCAGTTCGACCTGGACATCGGGTCGTGGTGGACCTGCTATCCGGGACGATCCGATTACTTCACCCACTGGGGTGGTGCGTTCAAGTACGCCGCGTCGCTGCTCGGTCTGCCGGTGGGCGACCACCCCGATTCCCGGCCTCCCCAAGCGCTATTGCCGCCCGAGGCCAAGGCCCAGATCGAAGAGGCCTACCTCCGCCTCGGCCTGATCGATGCGAGGCGCCCCACCGAACTCGTTGTGCCACAGGCGTAAGGCAGGGTTGCGGACAACGGCAGAAGGCCCGGCCACCCACGGTGACCGGGCCCTCGCTGGGATCGGAGTCGTTACTGCTCGGCCTTCTGGCGAGC
Proteins encoded in this region:
- a CDS encoding enoyl-CoA hydratase/isomerase family protein, with amino-acid sequence MTASDDRVLYEADRDRRIATITLNNAEQRNSYDAAMREEVARCLDRVADDDDLTVVLLRGAGGVFSTGADMNNAYAWYGEKPDGGRDESAARRRPSQRRRLTVDRKSFGFYHNFMGFPKVTVGEIAGYALGGGFEMALMTDISVIARDTRIGMPATRFLGPALGSLHMFFHRLGPVLARRLLLTGDIVDAGELEHLGIFTETCDSGSVTARARYWAEKAAKMPADGVVIAKEAFRLVEQTQAYNGEEVASYLFHAFGTNLQFGPGEFNFVKARAQHGTKEAFRLRDAHFHVPDPDA
- a CDS encoding TetR/AcrR family transcriptional regulator, with the protein product MEVPVVAKQATADKRQRRERGSINPDDIISGAFELAEQVSIDNLSMPLLGKHLGVGVTSIYWYFRKKDDLLNAMTDRALSKYVFATPYVEASDWRETLRNHARLMRKTFMGNPILCDLILIRAALSPKAARMGAQEMERAIANLVEAGLSPEDAFDTYSAVSVHVRGSVVLQRLYEKNQSSDVGPRAIEDAVAIDPEMTPLLAQVTGIGHRIGAPDETNFEYGLTCILDHAGRLIEQGAEAKGDKATPSRQSKAVKSSGQRARTGTTVTR
- a CDS encoding dihydrodipicolinate synthase family protein, with the protein product MATAGEARAWAREALRGIGDSLYTPFCGRDGDDIDWDAYRSLVRYCVGALGHQMLWCTSGIAEFWSLTLDERKRLLEVAIEEGRRADPDVVIQACTAATSAKDCVDLTLHAQQAGADIAYIQTPMMEAHGGEGVLRFFAYVASRTDLALGMFNSPSSGYVLTPAEGARIYDEVPAVCATKEGAFRPGSSRLLHRLAPDLVIWECDKTVYRAGWLRDGIVCPAQLGTSGYLFETPQRRLFSEYWDLVYDGKLVEAMEYARHSGLDQFDLDIGSWWTCYPGRSDYFTHWGGAFKYAASLLGLPVGDHPDSRPPQALLPPEAKAQIEEAYLRLGLIDARRPTELVVPQA